One bacterium CG_4_10_14_0_2_um_filter_33_32 DNA segment encodes these proteins:
- a CDS encoding zinc metalloprotease HtpX yields MTTYTQIDSNKRRSFALLATFLVFIILIGWIFSRIFDSPAILIVAVFYSIVQALVGYYAGDKITLAMSGAKKINKEDNPTLYNIVENLTISVGLPMPNIYIIDDTAPNAFATGRDPHHASIVVTTGIMQKLQKNEIEGVIAHELSHIKNYDIRILTLTVILVGLISLLSDWFLRFTFWGRGDRNEGGGQWQLILLILGIILAILSPIIATLIKLAISRKREFLADADGALMTRYPDGLASALEKISADTEPLEVANKATAHLYIANPLKEHQGKDARGWFANMFETHPPIEERISKLRQMAA; encoded by the coding sequence ATGACGACTTATACCCAGATAGATAGTAATAAAAGAAGAAGCTTTGCTTTGCTGGCTACTTTTTTAGTTTTTATTATTTTGATTGGTTGGATTTTTTCAAGAATATTTGATAGCCCCGCAATTTTAATTGTTGCCGTATTTTATTCTATAGTTCAGGCTCTTGTTGGTTATTATGCGGGAGATAAAATTACTTTAGCAATGTCTGGGGCTAAAAAGATAAACAAAGAAGATAATCCCACTCTTTATAATATAGTTGAAAATTTAACTATATCTGTGGGCTTGCCGATGCCTAATATATATATTATTGATGATACAGCGCCTAATGCTTTTGCTACTGGACGGGATCCTCATCATGCTTCTATTGTTGTAACAACTGGCATAATGCAAAAACTCCAAAAGAATGAGATAGAAGGAGTCATTGCTCATGAATTATCCCATATAAAAAATTATGATATTAGAATTCTAACGCTAACCGTTATTCTGGTTGGATTGATTTCTTTATTATCCGATTGGTTTCTGCGTTTCACTTTCTGGGGCAGAGGCGATAGGAATGAAGGAGGCGGTCAATGGCAGTTAATTTTGCTAATTTTAGGTATTATTTTGGCAATTCTTTCGCCAATTATTGCTACACTGATAAAACTTGCAATATCCAGAAAGCGAGAGTTTTTAGCTGATGCTGATGGTGCCCTAATGACAAGGTATCCTGATGGGTTAGCTTCAGCATTAGAAAAAATTTCAGCAGATACAGAACCGCTTGAGGTGGCAAATAAGGCAACCGCCCATCTTTACATAGCAAATCCTTTGAAAGAACATCAAGGTAAAGATGCTAGGGGTTGGTTTGCTAATATGTTTGAAACTCATCCTCCGATTGAAGAGAGGATTAGTAAGCTTAGACAAATGGCAGCTTAA
- a CDS encoding NAD-dependent DNA ligase LigA, producing the protein MENISKEKAKKRIEKLREEIDKIRYYYHVLDKSIVSEGVKDSLQHELQELEQKYPDLITPDSPTQRVGGKPLKKFFKVTHSAPMLSLNDAFDFDEMRAWEERLKKIVPGDRIDYFAELKIDGFAVALTYEDGYLKTGSTRGDGFVGENVTQNLRTIESIPLNIRDIDGINTKKAIEARGEVFMSKKEFGLVNQKQEKEGLPLYANPRNLGAGSVRQLDPKIIASRNLDSYMYELITDLGQKTHQQKHELLKKTGFKTSEYVKYCKNLNEVFEYYRYWESRKDDLPFMVDGMVVIVNNLDLEEKLGVVGKAPRWSIAFKFAPEQATTILEDIRVSLGRTGALTPYAVLKPIRVAGSTISRATLHNEDEIKRKDLKIGDTVIIQKAGDVIPEVVGPIKELRTGTEKEFRMPKTCPICGGSVSRMPGEAIYRCINIKCYAIEREKIIHFVSKGAFDIAGLGEQIIDKFLEEKIITNPADLFGLEVFDIKDLERFGEKLASNIINSIQSRKKVTLPRLIYALGIRHVGIETATDLADHFGSLEKLEKVSKEDLERISDIGPVAAKSIYDWFRDNLNQNILKELRKYGVSYEKIAKSNELAGKTFVITGKLESIEREDAEEEIRKRGGNAGSSVSKSTDYLVVGENPGSKLQKAQQLSIKIISENEFLKILKK; encoded by the coding sequence ATGGAAAATATATCTAAAGAAAAAGCAAAAAAAAGAATAGAAAAACTGAGAGAAGAAATAGATAAAATCCGTTATTATTACCATGTTTTAGATAAGTCTATTGTGTCCGAGGGAGTAAAGGATTCACTTCAACATGAATTACAGGAGTTAGAACAGAAATATCCTGATTTAATTACTCCAGATTCACCAACTCAAAGAGTTGGAGGGAAGCCACTGAAAAAATTTTTTAAAGTCACTCATTCTGCCCCAATGCTTTCCTTAAATGACGCTTTTGATTTTGACGAAATGAGAGCTTGGGAAGAACGATTAAAGAAAATAGTACCCGGGGATAGAATCGATTATTTCGCAGAGCTAAAAATAGATGGATTTGCTGTAGCTTTAACTTATGAAGATGGTTATTTAAAAACCGGTTCTACCAGAGGCGATGGTTTTGTAGGAGAAAATGTTACTCAAAATTTAAGAACCATAGAATCTATACCTCTGAATATAAGAGATATTGACGGCATAAATACAAAAAAGGCAATAGAAGCAAGAGGGGAAGTGTTTATGTCTAAAAAAGAGTTCGGATTAGTTAATCAGAAGCAGGAAAAGGAAGGTCTACCACTGTATGCAAATCCACGTAATCTAGGTGCAGGTTCAGTAAGACAGCTTGATCCAAAAATTATCGCTTCTCGGAATCTTGATAGTTATATGTATGAACTAATAACCGATCTTGGGCAAAAAACGCATCAGCAAAAGCATGAGTTATTGAAAAAAACGGGCTTTAAAACCTCTGAATATGTGAAATATTGTAAAAATCTAAATGAAGTTTTTGAATATTATAGATATTGGGAGAGCAGGAAAGATGACTTGCCCTTTATGGTTGATGGAATGGTAGTAATTGTAAATAATTTGGATCTTGAAGAAAAGTTAGGTGTAGTAGGCAAAGCGCCAAGATGGTCAATCGCTTTTAAATTTGCTCCGGAGCAAGCAACCACTATTCTAGAAGATATAAGGGTTAGCTTAGGTAGAACGGGTGCCTTAACTCCTTATGCTGTTTTAAAGCCTATTAGAGTTGCTGGTTCTACCATATCCAGAGCAACACTTCATAATGAGGATGAAATCAAAAGAAAGGATCTTAAAATTGGTGATACGGTTATTATCCAAAAAGCGGGTGATGTAATACCGGAAGTAGTTGGTCCGATAAAAGAATTAAGAACTGGTACTGAAAAAGAATTTAGAATGCCCAAAACATGTCCAATATGCGGAGGATCTGTTTCTAGAATGCCAGGAGAAGCGATTTATCGTTGTATTAATATAAAATGTTATGCAATAGAAAGAGAAAAAATTATTCATTTTGTCTCTAAAGGAGCTTTTGATATTGCCGGTCTTGGAGAACAGATTATTGATAAGTTTTTAGAGGAGAAAATTATCACCAACCCGGCTGATCTTTTTGGGCTTGAGGTTTTTGATATAAAAGATTTAGAAAGGTTTGGCGAAAAACTGGCTTCTAATATTATCAACAGTATTCAGTCTCGTAAAAAAGTTACACTGCCTCGTTTAATTTATGCACTTGGCATAAGGCATGTTGGTATAGAAACCGCTACAGATTTGGCTGACCATTTTGGTTCTCTTGAGAAATTAGAAAAAGTGAGTAAGGAAGATTTAGAGAGAATTTCTGATATTGGTCCTGTTGCCGCAAAGAGTATTTATGATTGGTTCAGGGATAATCTGAACCAAAATATCCTAAAAGAATTAAGAAAATACGGCGTTAGCTATGAAAAGATTGCAAAATCAAATGAATTAGCTGGTAAAACCTTTGTGATAACAGGTAAATTAGAATCTATAGAAAGAGAAGATGCTGAAGAAGAAATTAGAAAAAGAGGCGGTAATGCAGGCTCTTCCGTATCAAAATCTACTGATTATTTGGTAGTTGGTGAAAATCCGGGTTCTAAACTGCAAAAAGCCCAGCAACTAAGCATAAAGATTATTAGCGAGAATGAGTTTTTAAAAATTTTGAAAAAATAA
- the gatC gene encoding Asp-tRNA(Asn)/Glu-tRNA(Gln) amidotransferase GatCAB subunit C (allows the formation of correctly charged Asn-tRNA(Asn) or Gln-tRNA(Gln) through the transamidation of misacylated Asp-tRNA(Asn) or Glu-tRNA(Gln) in organisms which lack either or both of asparaginyl-tRNA or glutaminyl-tRNA synthetases; reaction takes place in the presence of glutamine and ATP through an activated phospho-Asp-tRNA(Asn) or phospho-Glu-tRNA; some Mycoplasma proteins contain an N-terminal fusion to an unknown domain), which produces MSKISKEEVKNIAILSRIELSDDEIVKFEGELSSILDFVSKLQGVDTSSIKPLSHVTGLENSLREDEIKDCLNRDKLLENLPERQDKFIKVKKVFEKEDIV; this is translated from the coding sequence ATGTCAAAAATATCAAAAGAAGAAGTAAAGAATATCGCTATTTTATCAAGAATAGAGCTTTCCGATGATGAAATAGTGAAATTTGAAGGAGAACTTTCTTCAATTTTAGACTTTGTATCAAAGCTTCAAGGAGTAGATACTTCTAGTATAAAACCCTTAAGCCATGTTACAGGATTAGAAAATTCTTTGCGGGAAGATGAGATTAAGGATTGTCTAAATAGAGACAAGTTATTAGAAAATCTTCCCGAAAGACAAGATAAATTTATTAAAGTGAAAAAAGTTTTTGAAAAAGAGGATATTGTTTGA
- the gatA gene encoding Asp-tRNA(Asn)/Glu-tRNA(Gln) amidotransferase GatCAB subunit A (allows the formation of correctly charged Asn-tRNA(Asn) or Gln-tRNA(Gln) through the transamidation of misacylated Asp-tRNA(Asn) or Glu-tRNA(Gln) in organisms which lack either or both of asparaginyl-tRNA or glutaminyl-tRNA synthetases; reaction takes place in the presence of glutamine and ATP through an activated phospho-Asp-tRNA(Asn) or phospho-Glu-tRNA): MVNINELTVKEASDLLSKKEISSVDLTKACIERIEKTDDNLNAFITKDFDNALSQAEDSDKRRVKGETKGILDGIPCSIKDVITTKNLRTTAASKILDNFIPPYNSEVVTRLKKNGVVILGKNNCDAWAHGASTENSDYGSSHNPYNLERVPGGSSGGSAVSVASNQCIFSIGTDTGGSIRQPASFCNVVGLKPTYGRVSRLGLIAMASSLDVPGPITKTVEDSAIILEKIAGKDSKDSTTVDKLISKYFEELKKDIKDLKIGLPKEYFTEGMQEEVKKVMDNSVSILKDLGAKIVEISLPHTKYTVPAYYIIQPAEVSSNLGRYDGIRYGYSSPSAKNLEETYFKSRAEGFGDEAKRRIMLGTYTLSSGYYDAYYLKAMKVRALIKKDFDEVFNKVDAIITPVAPTTPFKIGEKSVDPLQMYLADVFTTGPSLAGIAGISVPAGFSFDNLPVGLQILSSHFNEGIILRIGHAFEQATKEESWRKIQTVV, translated from the coding sequence ATGGTAAATATAAACGAATTAACGGTCAAAGAAGCGTCTGATCTTCTTAGTAAAAAGGAAATATCTTCCGTTGATTTAACCAAAGCATGCATCGAGAGGATAGAAAAGACCGATGATAATCTTAATGCTTTTATCACAAAAGATTTTGATAATGCTTTAAGCCAGGCAGAGGATAGCGACAAAAGGCGGGTAAAAGGGGAGACAAAGGGTATTTTAGATGGTATACCTTGCTCGATTAAAGATGTTATAACAACCAAAAATTTAAGGACAACCGCCGCTTCTAAAATATTGGATAATTTTATTCCACCCTATAATTCAGAGGTTGTAACTAGACTTAAAAAAAATGGCGTGGTTATTCTTGGGAAAAATAACTGTGATGCTTGGGCGCATGGTGCGTCAACAGAAAATTCTGACTATGGTTCATCACACAATCCCTATAATTTAGAAAGAGTCCCCGGAGGATCTTCAGGCGGTTCCGCTGTTAGTGTTGCTTCTAACCAATGTATATTTTCTATAGGAACAGATACCGGCGGTTCAATTCGTCAGCCTGCAAGTTTTTGTAACGTAGTTGGGTTAAAGCCAACATATGGCAGAGTTTCCCGCCTTGGTCTTATTGCTATGGCTTCATCATTGGACGTTCCTGGGCCAATAACAAAGACAGTTGAAGATTCGGCAATCATTTTAGAGAAAATTGCCGGCAAGGATAGTAAGGATTCAACGACTGTAGATAAACTCATATCTAAATATTTTGAAGAATTAAAAAAAGATATTAAGGATTTGAAAATAGGTTTGCCTAAGGAATATTTTACAGAAGGGATGCAGGAAGAAGTAAAAAAGGTAATGGATAATTCAGTTTCTATACTCAAAGACTTAGGCGCTAAGATAGTAGAAATAAGTCTACCTCATACCAAATACACTGTTCCTGCATATTACATAATCCAACCAGCGGAGGTTTCATCAAACTTAGGCAGATACGATGGTATAAGATACGGTTATTCTTCTCCTAGCGCCAAGAATTTGGAAGAAACTTATTTTAAATCAAGGGCTGAAGGTTTTGGCGATGAAGCAAAAAGAAGAATAATGCTCGGTACCTATACTTTGTCTTCTGGATATTATGATGCATATTATCTTAAAGCCATGAAAGTAAGAGCTCTAATCAAAAAAGATTTTGATGAAGTCTTTAATAAAGTAGATGCAATAATAACTCCAGTAGCTCCGACTACTCCGTTTAAGATAGGTGAGAAAAGCGTTGATCCATTACAAATGTATTTGGCAGATGTATTTACAACTGGTCCAAGCTTGGCCGGTATTGCCGGTATTTCGGTACCGGCAGGATTTTCTTTTGATAATCTGCCTGTTGGATTACAGATATTATCTAGTCACTTTAATGAAGGCATAATTTTAAGAATCGGTCATGCATTTGAGCAGGCCACAAAAGAGGAGTCATGGAGAAAAATACAAACCGTAGTCTAA
- a CDS encoding peptidylprolyl isomerase produces the protein MIIIAISAAYGTNYAYQKIKHKETKKMTSYKTGERQYSKAPDMQIDQNKEYFANMETNYGKIKIKLYAKEAPKTANNFIVLVRDKFYDGLIFHRIVNGFMIQGGDPQGSGTGGPGYKFDDELPKDKTYKRGIVAMANSGPNTNGSQFFIMHKDNESLPKNYSIFGEVTEGIETVDKIAIVEVSENSGGEASTPKTKVEIKSVTIEEK, from the coding sequence ATGATAATAATTGCTATTTCTGCAGCATATGGAACAAATTATGCTTATCAAAAAATTAAACATAAGGAAACAAAAAAAATGACATCTTATAAAACAGGCGAGAGGCAATATTCTAAGGCTCCTGATATGCAGATTGATCAGAATAAAGAATATTTTGCAAATATGGAGACTAACTACGGTAAAATAAAAATTAAGTTATATGCCAAGGAAGCGCCTAAGACGGCTAATAATTTTATTGTTTTAGTAAGAGATAAATTTTACGATGGTTTAATATTCCACAGAATAGTTAATGGATTTATGATTCAAGGCGGTGATCCGCAAGGCAGCGGTACTGGAGGTCCAGGTTACAAATTTGATGATGAATTACCAAAAGACAAAACTTACAAGCGGGGAATAGTTGCAATGGCTAATTCAGGGCCAAATACGAATGGTAGCCAGTTCTTTATAATGCATAAGGATAATGAGAGCTTACCTAAGAACTATTCTATTTTCGGAGAAGTTACAGAAGGGATAGAAACTGTTGATAAAATTGCCATCGTAGAAGTAAGTGAGAATAGCGGAGGAGAGGCATCAACCCCAAAAACAAAAGTAGAAATCAAATCTGTGACCATAGAGGAAAAATAG
- a CDS encoding Asp-tRNA(Asn)/Glu-tRNA(Gln) amidotransferase GatCAB subunit B encodes MGLETIIGLEIHVQLNTKSKMFCRCNNYAVNAEPNTTVCEVCFAMPGSLPVTNKQAIIYSMKAGIALHCNINEITKFDRKHYFYPDLPKGYQISQYDQPIAISGYLDIDVTEDDKSYIRKVGITRAHMEEDAGKLIHPEGARYSLVDLNRAGTPLLEIVTEPDIRSPKEAMIFAKNLRSILRYISVSEANMEQGNLRVDANISLREKGKKEFGPKVEIKNINSFKMIEKALIYEVERQTEMIENNEKIIQETRGWNDAKGITVTQRAKEEANDYRYFPEPDIPPIVYKDMGINLEELKKELPELPAEKAKRFMKEFGLSHNDANILSGDKDLAIFYENTSNELTEKGIDKVVAAKKSANWILTEFLGRLNEAKLNINDSKVDENKIADLLNFIETGKISGKIAKEIFDEMFKDGKDVQQVIDEKGIKMVEAGEIDKVIDKVLLENPRSIEDFKNGKEAALGFLVGQAMKETRGQADPKTVNEILRNKLSKH; translated from the coding sequence ATGGGACTAGAAACAATTATAGGTTTAGAAATACATGTGCAGCTAAATACAAAATCTAAAATGTTTTGTAGGTGTAATAATTATGCTGTAAATGCAGAGCCCAATACTACTGTTTGCGAAGTATGTTTTGCCATGCCTGGTAGTCTTCCGGTAACCAATAAGCAGGCAATAATATATTCCATGAAGGCAGGGATTGCCTTGCATTGTAATATTAATGAGATAACAAAGTTTGATAGAAAACATTATTTTTATCCAGATTTGCCAAAGGGTTATCAGATATCGCAATATGACCAGCCTATAGCTATTAGCGGTTATTTGGATATAGATGTGACAGAGGATGATAAATCTTATATTAGAAAAGTAGGTATAACAAGGGCTCATATGGAAGAAGATGCAGGAAAGCTTATTCATCCGGAAGGCGCTAGATATTCATTGGTTGATTTAAATCGTGCCGGAACGCCTCTTTTAGAAATAGTTACTGAACCGGATATAAGAAGTCCGAAAGAGGCGATGATTTTTGCTAAAAATTTAAGATCAATTCTTCGATATATTAGCGTATCTGAGGCCAATATGGAGCAGGGGAATTTAAGAGTTGATGCAAATATATCTTTGCGGGAAAAGGGTAAAAAAGAATTTGGGCCGAAAGTAGAAATCAAAAATATTAATTCCTTTAAGATGATTGAGAAAGCCTTGATTTATGAAGTTGAAAGACAGACAGAAATGATAGAAAACAACGAAAAAATTATTCAGGAAACACGGGGATGGAATGATGCAAAAGGCATTACTGTAACACAGCGAGCAAAAGAAGAAGCTAATGATTATAGATATTTCCCAGAGCCGGACATTCCGCCTATTGTTTATAAAGATATGGGAATTAATTTAGAGGAACTAAAAAAAGAATTACCCGAACTTCCAGCAGAAAAAGCCAAACGCTTCATGAAAGAGTTTGGCTTGAGTCATAATGATGCAAATATATTATCAGGAGATAAAGATTTAGCAATTTTTTATGAAAATACTTCTAATGAATTAACTGAAAAAGGTATAGATAAAGTAGTAGCAGCTAAAAAATCTGCAAATTGGATTCTTACAGAATTTTTAGGAAGATTAAATGAAGCTAAATTGAATATCAATGATTCAAAGGTTGATGAAAACAAAATAGCTGACCTTTTAAATTTTATTGAAACCGGAAAAATTTCAGGTAAGATTGCCAAGGAAATCTTTGATGAAATGTTTAAGGATGGTAAAGATGTTCAGCAAGTTATTGATGAAAAAGGTATTAAGATGGTTGAAGCAGGAGAGATTGATAAAGTTATAGATAAAGTTCTTTTAGAAAATCCAAGATCTATCGAGGATTTCAAAAATGGCAAAGAAGCGGCACTGGGATTTTTGGTTGGTCAAGCCATGAAAGAAACTCGTGGCCAAGCAGACCCAAAAACCGTTAATGAAATTTTAAGAAATAAGCTTAGTAAACATTAA
- a CDS encoding pyridoxamine 5'-phosphate oxidase, with translation MNNHQEQKQLILGFIRRHYLAYLATSSLDGKPENAVVEFTETDNLELIFDAFPNFRKCKNIKENPRVAVVIGGEENITIQYEGEAQELEGEELEKVRTMHLSKHPQLAEIIKSKGLKFYKVIPKWIRYLDVNSHPWKTFEVIF, from the coding sequence ATGAATAATCACCAAGAGCAAAAACAGTTAATACTGGGTTTTATTAGGAGGCATTACTTAGCTTATCTTGCCACCTCTAGTTTAGACGGAAAACCGGAAAATGCTGTTGTGGAGTTTACGGAAACAGATAATCTAGAACTAATTTTTGATGCCTTCCCAAATTTTAGGAAATGCAAAAATATCAAAGAGAATCCCAGGGTGGCAGTAGTGATCGGAGGTGAAGAAAATATTACGATACAGTATGAAGGGGAAGCCCAAGAGTTAGAGGGAGAGGAATTAGAAAAAGTTCGTACAATGCATTTATCCAAACACCCGCAGTTAGCTGAAATTATTAAATCCAAAGGATTAAAATTTTATAAGGTTATTCCTAAATGGATCAGGTATTTAGATGTAAACTCTCATCCTTGGAAAACTTTTGAGGTAATATTTTAA
- a CDS encoding YraN family protein: MTFQRKNLGKFGEDEAVQELQSFGYKVLERNYRNQIGEIDIIGKDGSTLCFIEVKTKSGIGFGSPEEMVNKRKQQKIIRIAQLYLLENKLKDIDWRIDVVAVDNSNDEIRIIKNAVEG, from the coding sequence ATGACTTTTCAAAGAAAAAATTTAGGAAAATTTGGGGAGGACGAGGCGGTACAAGAGTTACAGAGTTTTGGTTACAAAGTATTAGAAAGAAATTATCGAAATCAAATAGGCGAAATAGATATTATTGGAAAAGATGGTAGCACCTTATGTTTTATAGAAGTTAAAACAAAATCAGGTATTGGTTTTGGCTCCCCGGAAGAAATGGTTAATAAAAGAAAGCAGCAAAAAATTATAAGAATAGCTCAGTTATATTTGTTAGAGAATAAACTTAAGGATATTGATTGGCGGATAGATGTAGTTGCCGTTGATAATAGTAATGACGAAATAAGGATTATTAAAAATGCTGTTGAGGGATGA
- a CDS encoding YajQ family cyclic di-GMP-binding protein has product MAKEFSFDIVSDFDIQEMVNAIDQTKREVLTRYDFKGTDPQIEFDEDKKGLILNVSDDYKLTAVLDIIKQKMVKRGLSLKILDESVPKEEASGGRVRKKVPFKKGLNQEDAKKINRIIREVYPKVKPNIQGDTIRVSANSKDDLQSVMQLLKEEPLINIPLQFTNYR; this is encoded by the coding sequence ATGGCAAAAGAATTTTCTTTCGACATTGTTTCAGACTTCGATATCCAGGAAATGGTTAATGCTATTGATCAGACAAAGAGAGAAGTTTTAACTCGTTACGATTTTAAAGGCACTGATCCGCAAATAGAATTTGATGAAGATAAAAAAGGCTTAATCCTAAACGTTAGCGATGATTATAAACTTACAGCCGTTTTGGATATTATTAAACAGAAGATGGTAAAGAGGGGTTTGTCTCTTAAAATTCTTGATGAATCAGTTCCAAAAGAAGAAGCATCAGGAGGAAGGGTAAGAAAAAAAGTACCTTTTAAGAAAGGTTTAAATCAAGAGGATGCTAAGAAAATAAATAGAATCATAAGAGAAGTGTATCCAAAAGTTAAGCCTAATATACAAGGCGATACAATCAGGGTTTCGGCAAACTCAAAAGATGACTTGCAGAGCGTAATGCAATTGTTAAAAGAAGAACCGTTAATAAATATACCCTTACAATTTACTAACTATCGCTGA